A section of the Citrus sinensis cultivar Valencia sweet orange chromosome 8, DVS_A1.0, whole genome shotgun sequence genome encodes:
- the LOC102623055 gene encoding uncharacterized protein LOC102623055 — protein sequence MVVPIGFDNTTMFPPDPFDRSNYIDDCKKLYGVSSRPHWVTTYYGGYDIKLILQRFASNIIFSNALRDPYSSGGVLEDILESVVAIHTVNGSHCLDILRANQDSDPDWLVMQRKAEVEIIEGWISKYYADLKAVQ from the exons ATGGTGGTGCCCATAGGCTTTGACAATACTACAATGTTCCCACCTGATCCTTTTGATCGAAGCAACTACATCGACGACTGCAAGAAATTGTATGGCGTTTCTTCTCGGCCGCACTGGGTCACTACTTATTATGGAGGCTAT GATATTAAATTGATTCTACAAAGATTTGCTAGCAACATTATTTTCTCCAATGCGCTTAGAGATCCTTACAGCAGTGGCGG GGTATTGGAGGACATATTAGAAAGCGTGGTTGCCATTCACACGGTCAATG GTTCTCACTGCCTGGATATTCTTAGGGCAAACCAAGACAGTGATCCAGATTGGTTGGTCATGCAGCGCAAGGCCGAAGTAGAGATCATTGAAGGATGGATATCTAAGTACTATGCCGATCTTAAAGCAGTCCAATAA
- the LOC102628264 gene encoding prohibitin-1, mitochondrial-like, translating into MILFMTEEYLLSGEATSAQLIGQAIAKNPAFITLRKIEAAREIAQTISKSSNKVYLNADELLLNHQEMKLDNSQ; encoded by the exons ATGATATTGTTTATGACAGAGGAATATCTTTTATCG GGAGAAGCCACCAGTGCTCAGCTGATTGGTCAAGCCATTGCCAAAAACCCAGCATTTATTACACTGAGGAAGATTGAAGCAGCTAGAGAAATTGCTCAGACTATCTCGAAGTCGTCCAACAAGGTTTACTTGAATGCAGATGAACTGTTGCTGAACCATCAGGAAATGAAGTTGGATAACAGCCAGTGA